The Megalobrama amblycephala isolate DHTTF-2021 unplaced genomic scaffold, ASM1881202v1 scaffold466, whole genome shotgun sequence genome contains a region encoding:
- the LOC125261699 gene encoding NACHT, LRR and PYD domains-containing protein 3-like — translation MDDTQRTRNEDCFPGCSSVHQRRSEPESSCVSMKSDMSRDQPVNFKSGDSRTGLSSFHQKRSEPESSCVSMKSDMSMNQPVHFKSGETLTDPSSVHQKRSEPVSSFVSMKSDAFKGHLVRLKSRDTQPGLSHKASSLNTFRSNLREKFQCLNEGTAMQGNPTLLNEIYTELYITESESGEINNEHEVRQIETQCRRAATEDTPIKCNDIFRPLPGQDKPIRTVLTKGVAGIGKTVSVQKFILDWAEGKENQDIQLIFPIPFRELNLIKDKTLSLSDLLHVFFPETKEMEIFSEYKLLFIFDGLDECRLSLNFKSKVKLCNISESASVDELLKNLIVGNLLPSALIWITSRPAAADLIPSECVH, via the exons ATGGATGACACACAAAGAACCAGAAATGAAGATTGTTTTCCAGGATGCAG CTCAGTTCATCAGAGGAGATCAGAaccagagtccagctgtgtgtctatgaagagtgacATGTCTAGGGATCAGCCAGTAAATTTTAAGAGTGGAGATTCACGGACTGGACTCAG CTCATTTCATCAGAAGAGATCAGAaccagagtccagctgtgtgtctatgaagagtgacATGTCTATGAATCAGCCAGTACATTTTAAGAGTGGAGAGACACTGACTGACCCCAG CTCAGTTCACCAGAAGAGATCAGAACCAGTGTCCAGCTTtgtgtctatgaagagtgacGCGTTTAAGGGTCATCTAGTACGTTTAAAGAGTAGAGATACTCAGCCTGGTCTCAG tcataAAGCCTCCAGCCTCAACACATTTAGATCAAACCTGAGGGAGAAGTTTCAGTGTCTGAATGAAGGAACAGCAATGCAGGGAAAcccaacactcctgaatgagaTCTACACAGAGCTCTACATCACAGAGAGTGAAAGTGGAGAGATCAATAATGAGCATGAGGTGAGACAGATTGAGACACAATGCAGGAGAGCAGCAACAGAGGACACACCAATCAAATGCAATGACATCTTTAGACCTTTACCTGGAcaagacaaacccatcagaactgtgctaacaaagggagtcgctggcattggaaaaacagtctctgtgcagaagttcatcctggactgggctgaagggaaagagaatcaggatatccagctcatatttccaattcctttcagagagctcaacttgataaaagacaaaacacTCAGTCTTTCAGATCTTCTTCATGTCTTTTTCCCTGAAACCAAAGAAATGGAAATATTCAGTGAATATAAATtgttgttcatctttgatggtctggatgagtGTCGTCTGTCTCTGAACTTTAAGAGCAAAGTGAAACTGTGTAATATATCTGAATCAGCCTCAGTGGACGAGCTGCTGAAGAACCTCATTGTGGGGaatctgcttccctctgctctcatctggatcacctccagaccagcagcagctgatCTCATCCCCTCTGAGTGTGTCCATTGA
- the LOC125261698 gene encoding protein NLRC3-like, with amino-acid sequence MCHIPVFCWISATVLEKMLSEAESGEIPKTLTQMYTHFLIIQTNIKHEKDYEKKVKDEDMILKLGKLAFQQLVKGNLIFYEEDLRECGIDVTEASVYSGLCTQIFREEFGLYQGKVFCFVHLSIQEHLAALYAHIYFTNENRNVFDKQSLFSKFSNQKKYHSLSELHQRALNKAFKSKNGHLDLFLRFLLGLSLESNQTLLRELLTLTGSCSYNKEKTVQYIKQKIRENHSPERSINLFHCLNKLGDDSLMQEIQRYLKSGKIGETKLSSSQWSALVYVLLTSEQTMEVFDLKKFIGNQYTADEVLQKLLPVVKESRSAQLQFCNLTAHSCESLSSALQSSNMFLRELDLSNNDLQDSGVKLLSDGLKSPKCQLQILRLSGCMVAEEGCGYVSSALSSNPSHLRVLDLSYNHPGDSGVKLLSEKLNHPNYRLDKLK; translated from the exons atgtgccacattccagtgttctgctggatctcagccaCTGTTCTAGAGAAGATGTTAAGTGAAGCAGAGAGTGGAGAGATTCCCAAGACTCTcactcaaatgtacacacacttcctgatCATTCAGACCAACATCAAACATGAGAAGGACTATGAGAAGAAAGTTAAAGATGAAGACATGATTCTCAAACTGGGGAAACTGGCTTTTCAGCAGCTTGTGAAAGGAAACCTGATCTTCTATGAGGAAGACCTGAGAGAGTGTGGCATTGATGTGACAGAAGCATCAGTGTACTCAGGATtgtgcactcagatcttcagagaggagTTTGGCTTGTATCAGGGGAAAGTCTTCTGCTTTGTTCATTTGAGCATTCAAGAACATCTCGCAGCTCTATATGCACACATTTACTTTACAAACGAGAACAGAAATGTGTTTGACAAAcaaagtttattttctaaattttCAAACCAGAAGAAATATCATTCATTATCTGAGTTGCATCAGAGAGCTCTAAATAAGGCCTTTAAGAGTAAAAATGGACATCTGGACCTTTTCCTGCGTTTCCTTCTGGGTCTCTCATTGGAGTCCAATCAGACTCTCTTACGAGAACTACTGACACTGACAGGAAGCTGCTCCTACAACAAAGAGAAAACAGTTCAGTACATCAAACAGAAGATTAGGGAGAATCACTCTCCAGAgagatccatcaatctgttccaCTGTCTGAATAAACTGGGTGATGATTCACTGATGCAGGAGATCCAACGCTATCTGAAATCTGGAAAAATAGGAGAAACCAAACTCTCTTCTTCACAGTGGTCAGCTCTGGTTTACGTGTTGCTAACATCAGAGCAGACGATGGAAGTTTTTGATCTAAAAAAGTTTATTGGAAATCAATATACAGCAGATGAAGTACTTCAGAAGCTGCTGCCGGTGGTCAAAGAATCCAGATCAGCTCA GCTACAGTTCTGTAATCTCACCGCTCATTCCTGTGAGAGTTTGTCTTCAGCTCTACAATCCTCAAACATgttcctgagagagctggacctgagtaacaatgacctgcaggattcaggagtgaagcttctttctgatggactgaagagtccaaaATGTCAGCTGCAGATACTGAG gctgtctggctgtatggtggcagaggaaggctgtggttatgtgtcttcagctctgagttcaaacccctcacacctgagagtgctggatctgagctacaatcacccaggaGATTCAGGAGTCAAGCTGCTCTCTGAGAAACTCAACCATCCAAACTACAGACTGGACAAACTCAAGTAA